The genomic window CTTTCCGTGCTGGCCCGGCGTGCTCGCGATATCGAGGCAGCGCATCTGCTGCGTCTGCGACCCGGCAGCATTCCGCTGTTCGAGCCACCGCCGGTCGCAGCCGCGCCGACGCTCGACGATTTTCGCGAGCGCGTCGATCCCGATGGCGTCTACGGCGAATCCGAACTGCTCGCGCTGTATGAAGACGCGTATCCGCCGGACACATCGCCCGCGGCCGATCGCCGCGCCGCGCGCAACGTCCGACTGCGCCGCCGCCAGGCCGAAGCGCTGGCGCGCATGGAAGCCAGCCTGGCGCAGGATCCTAAGCCGGATCATCCGATCGACGGATGGTTCGAGCCGGCGGTCGCCGCGCGGCTGAACGCGGCGGGACTGGCGACCATCGCCGATATCGTCGGGCTGATCGAAAGGCGGCGTCATCGCTGGTACACGGCGGTGCCGCGGCTCGGGCCAAAAGGTGCGCAGCGCATCGCCGACTGGCTTCAATTCCATGCTCAGGCCTTGGCGTATGCGCCCTCCCCGCTCCATCTTCTGCCGCGCAGACAATGGGGGCCGGAACATGCAACGCTCGCGCGCGCGACGGAAATCGCCGGTGGCGACGCCGTTGTCGTTGCTCCGCTCGAGGCCCTGCGCGTGCCGGCGCCGCTCGACGGATCGACGGGCTCTAATCGCGCGACGGGCGCACACTTCGACAACGACATTCGCGCCATTTTCGCCTGGCTCGATGCGCGCTCGGCGAGCGAACACACGCGCCGGGCTTATCGGCGTGAGGCCGAGCGCCTGTTGCTCTGGGCGTTGCTCGAAAAGGAAAAGCCCTTGTCTTCGCTCGATCGGGACGAATGCGCGGAGTACATCGACACGTTTTTGCCCAACCCGCAGCCAGCGACACGGTGGGTTTCGGCGCGTCGCGGTGAGCGTCATTTGTCGGACTGGCGGCCTTTTGCGGGTGCCCTCTCCGACCGCAGCCGGGAAAGCGCGCGCTCTATCCTGAGCGCCCTGTGCGAATGGCTCGTCGCCCAATGCTATCTGGCGACGAATCCGTTCGCCGGAGTCGCACGCGCGGCGACGCCGCCCGTCTTCGATTCAGCCGACCGAACGCTCGATCTGCCCCAGTGGCACAAGGTGCTGGAGTCGGTTACGCGTGACGAATACACG from Caballeronia insecticola includes these protein-coding regions:
- a CDS encoding phage integrase family protein, producing the protein MLEICAGLDEHSSARKSAGCVVSAREQPLIITLIRCSDFPCQIRRWLITFAQESDKKGKMSSVTTRVGQLTAIAAGVSHAPSRLTRQHFALYRGYLDGVSEVQLHASYGDGSTDVRATKRLIEALRDTLSVLARRARDIEAAHLLRLRPGSIPLFEPPPVAAAPTLDDFRERVDPDGVYGESELLALYEDAYPPDTSPAADRRAARNVRLRRRQAEALARMEASLAQDPKPDHPIDGWFEPAVAARLNAAGLATIADIVGLIERRRHRWYTAVPRLGPKGAQRIADWLQFHAQALAYAPSPLHLLPRRQWGPEHATLARATEIAGGDAVVVAPLEALRVPAPLDGSTGSNRATGAHFDNDIRAIFAWLDARSASEHTRRAYRREAERLLLWALLEKEKPLSSLDRDECAEYIDTFLPNPQPATRWVSARRGERHLSDWRPFAGALSDRSRESARSILSALCEWLVAQCYLATNPFAGVARAATPPVFDSADRTLDLPQWHKVLESVTRDEYTFSEHRDRLALLLAYATGLRRAELAAATTGALTFGRLRGVDGPVCRLTVESGRGSSRTVLLPPAVLETLEENLALRGLPGPLACAESTPLLAQARGGLPVTPDGIGRIFKDIFLRAAASLDADVPGSGRKFREASTHWLRHTHSMHALAQGAPLREVGAGLGHAGLSTTALYLQNEDASRFLGVERLIRNASAGQEKSKSS